The proteins below are encoded in one region of Pseudomonadota bacterium:
- a CDS encoding dihydropteroate synthase, whose amino-acid sequence MIIIGEKINATLSAVKSIILNRETEKLISLAKEQAAAGADFIDVNVGTGVGSLEDEIKSIQWAIENIQEQVDTPICIDSADPKVMVAGLETLDNKTAMINSAKAEKSNLEKVLPLAAEHDSFLIALAMDEDGIPKTVEGRLKCCGTILNACEKHGVSIENVYIDPLVMPVSTDINSGMVTLKTLAAIKEQFPGTRTVTGLSNVSYGLPERHRVNIAFLLMCLSAGLDAAIVDPLDEELMAAVKTGEALVGKDRHCRRYMRAFRN is encoded by the coding sequence ATGATTATCATCGGAGAAAAAATTAACGCCACCCTTTCTGCCGTAAAATCCATCATTTTGAATCGGGAGACCGAAAAGCTTATTTCTCTGGCAAAAGAACAGGCCGCCGCCGGGGCTGATTTTATTGATGTAAATGTGGGTACCGGCGTGGGATCTCTTGAAGATGAAATTAAATCTATTCAATGGGCAATTGAGAACATTCAGGAACAGGTTGATACCCCGATCTGTATTGACAGCGCCGATCCGAAAGTGATGGTTGCCGGACTTGAAACCCTGGATAACAAAACGGCCATGATCAACTCCGCCAAGGCCGAGAAGTCTAACCTGGAAAAAGTATTACCCCTGGCCGCCGAACATGATTCTTTTCTCATTGCCCTGGCAATGGATGAAGACGGCATCCCGAAGACAGTAGAAGGCAGGCTCAAGTGTTGCGGAACAATTCTCAACGCCTGTGAAAAACATGGTGTTTCTATAGAAAATGTTTATATTGATCCCCTGGTCATGCCGGTCAGCACTGATATAAATTCCGGGATGGTAACGCTAAAGACCCTGGCCGCCATCAAGGAGCAATTTCCCGGAACCCGAACGGTAACCGGCCTGTCAAATGTATCCTATGGTTTACCCGAACGACACCGGGTTAATATTGCCTTTCTGCTCATGTGTCTTTCAGCCGGGCTGGATGCGGCTATTGTCGACCCCCTGGACGAAGAATTGATGGCGGCGGTAAAAACAGGTGAGGCCCTGGTCGGAAAAGATCGACATTGCCGTCGGTATATGCGGGCTTTCCGAAATTAA
- a CDS encoding trimethylamine methyltransferase family protein, which produces MIESYRQGVLVNPYERLSQDQVKWLDQASLDILSDPGIWCYNERTARLFKDHGAQVREEKDLDTPCWRVSLPAGLVKEAVAKAPSRIVLGARKPENRLLVDSEIPRAYFGSGSEANIWLDAEMQTFVSEKDSSVKVKVPRYTEHRGSTALLSRAAKLCDRLENLDFFIRPLNIQDPGITVDNHDVNKFFASLNNITKHVQAGLTSLERLDDVLTMAEIIAGGEKALRDNPIISFIACVFKSPLQIVDDTAEKVFAVVEAGLPLVISSSPQGGSSAPIQESGMVAQINAEILAGITLTQLIREGAPVLYGSVAVRARLDDLFDLYGCPEFNQYNIDCVQLARHYQVPCYSSAGVGDAKVPGMQSMFEKMFTHLYMAMSGAQYIHYAFGLLDRTNCFCPLQAVLDNEQIGKVKHCLREPKIDSTEINDALKMVKKVMASNHRLYTRHARKAMHRGDVSDPYRFETGDMEDKVIENALDYMAQLEAEPAPHLDPEVVERIYEQVPGLLPGLKTI; this is translated from the coding sequence GTGATTGAATCATACCGACAAGGTGTATTGGTCAACCCCTACGAGCGCTTGAGCCAGGATCAGGTGAAATGGCTCGATCAAGCGTCATTAGACATCCTGTCCGATCCTGGTATCTGGTGTTATAACGAACGAACAGCCAGGCTTTTCAAAGACCATGGAGCTCAAGTCCGGGAAGAAAAAGATTTGGATACACCCTGCTGGAGGGTAAGTCTGCCGGCGGGACTGGTTAAAGAAGCCGTAGCCAAAGCGCCTTCCCGGATTGTTTTAGGCGCCAGAAAGCCTGAAAATCGCTTGCTTGTTGATAGTGAAATTCCCCGGGCTTATTTTGGTTCAGGGTCGGAGGCTAATATCTGGCTCGATGCGGAAATGCAAACTTTTGTCAGCGAAAAGGACAGCTCCGTCAAAGTAAAAGTACCCCGATACACGGAGCATCGTGGCAGTACCGCCTTGCTGAGTCGGGCGGCAAAGCTCTGTGACCGATTGGAAAATCTCGATTTTTTTATCCGGCCATTAAATATCCAGGATCCCGGGATTACCGTAGACAATCATGATGTAAACAAATTTTTTGCCAGCCTCAATAACATCACCAAACATGTCCAGGCCGGTTTGACCAGTCTGGAGCGTTTAGATGATGTTTTAACTATGGCCGAAATCATCGCCGGGGGGGAAAAGGCCTTAAGAGACAATCCGATTATTTCCTTTATTGCCTGTGTTTTCAAAAGCCCGCTGCAAATCGTGGATGACACCGCGGAAAAGGTATTTGCTGTTGTTGAAGCGGGGCTGCCGCTGGTTATTTCTTCTTCACCTCAGGGAGGATCATCAGCGCCCATCCAGGAATCGGGAATGGTTGCCCAGATTAATGCCGAAATCCTGGCCGGCATTACCCTGACCCAGCTCATAAGAGAAGGAGCGCCGGTTCTTTACGGCAGCGTTGCGGTAAGAGCTCGTCTGGATGATCTTTTTGACCTTTATGGCTGCCCGGAATTCAACCAGTATAATATCGACTGCGTTCAATTAGCCCGCCACTATCAAGTACCGTGCTATTCAAGTGCCGGCGTGGGTGATGCCAAGGTGCCGGGGATGCAGTCCATGTTCGAGAAAATGTTTACCCATCTTTACATGGCAATGAGCGGAGCGCAGTATATACATTACGCCTTCGGGCTTTTGGATCGGACCAATTGCTTTTGCCCGCTGCAGGCGGTTCTCGACAATGAACAGATCGGAAAAGTCAAGCATTGTCTCAGGGAACCCAAAATTGATTCAACAGAAATTAACGACGCGCTCAAGATGGTGAAAAAGGTCATGGCTTCAAATCATCGACTCTATACCCGGCATGCACGCAAGGCCATGCACCGCGGGGATGTTTCCGATCCATATCGATTTGAAACTGGAGATATGGAGGATAAAGTCATCGAAAACGCACTTGATTATATGGCTCAACTGGAGGCTGAACCAGCCCCACATCTGGACCCCGAGGTAGTGGAGCGAATATATGAGCAGGTCCCAGGTCTACTGCCGGGCCTGAAAACAATATAA
- a CDS encoding trimethylamine methyltransferase family protein produces the protein MNVRKGLNGGQYKPLSDGDVEKIHQTSLKIFSEVGIQVKFTEARELFKKAGATVDEETKIVRFSPELVMELIKPAPSVVNLCGRDDSGLLDCEIGGNKVYMGTGGTALNVLEPGDETARRSKLEDIKNMARMVDSLDNIHFYMLNVYPNDLPVERVDVNRFGAALNKTRKHIMGGVYTLEGIRNVIKMAEIIAGSPEKLRQRPFISMVTCNISPFMLDESYGRLAIEVARQGIPVVVPAEPLCGSTAPITLAGNLVVQTVDTLSMIMLTQLINPGTPVLYGCISTISDLRDMKYLSGAIEMGLMNAASAQMAHFYNLPLYSTAGMSDAKVNDSQSGYESALTGLMAALAGANYIHDAAGFLEFCMTASYDKLVIDNEIIGMVMRAVEGITVNEETLAFEVFKKVGPGGHFVSNRHTRKFMRSEHYQPQLSDRNNRETWEEEGAKNLQVRATEKAREILARPEESVLTAETRELIRKEIPGLQTDIM, from the coding sequence ATGAATGTCCGAAAGGGGTTAAACGGCGGTCAGTATAAGCCGCTAAGCGATGGCGATGTGGAAAAAATACATCAAACAAGCCTTAAAATCTTTTCTGAGGTTGGCATACAGGTGAAATTTACGGAAGCCCGGGAGCTGTTTAAAAAGGCTGGCGCTACCGTTGACGAGGAAACCAAAATTGTCAGATTCAGTCCCGAGCTGGTTATGGAACTGATCAAACCGGCACCTTCCGTGGTTAATCTTTGCGGCCGGGATGACAGCGGCCTACTGGATTGTGAAATCGGCGGCAATAAGGTTTATATGGGAACCGGAGGTACCGCCCTTAATGTCCTGGAACCCGGAGATGAAACCGCCCGACGGTCAAAGCTTGAAGACATCAAGAATATGGCCCGGATGGTGGATAGTTTGGACAATATACACTTTTACATGCTCAATGTATACCCCAACGATCTGCCGGTTGAAAGGGTTGATGTGAACCGGTTCGGTGCCGCCTTGAACAAGACCCGTAAGCATATAATGGGCGGGGTTTACACTTTGGAAGGGATTAGAAATGTGATTAAAATGGCGGAGATAATCGCCGGTTCCCCGGAAAAGCTCAGACAGCGTCCATTCATTTCCATGGTAACCTGCAATATCAGTCCGTTTATGCTTGATGAAAGCTATGGTCGCTTAGCTATAGAGGTTGCCAGGCAGGGAATACCCGTGGTTGTACCGGCAGAACCACTTTGCGGTTCGACGGCGCCCATTACGCTGGCTGGCAATCTGGTAGTCCAGACCGTGGATACCCTGAGCATGATTATGCTCACCCAACTGATAAATCCGGGAACGCCGGTGTTATATGGATGCATATCTACGATCAGCGATCTTCGCGACATGAAATATTTGTCAGGCGCGATTGAAATGGGTTTAATGAATGCTGCTTCAGCTCAGATGGCACACTTCTACAACCTTCCGTTATATTCTACCGCCGGCATGTCTGATGCCAAAGTCAACGATTCCCAGTCCGGCTATGAATCAGCATTAACCGGTTTAATGGCGGCTCTGGCCGGTGCTAACTATATTCATGATGCTGCCGGTTTCCTGGAATTCTGCATGACGGCTTCGTATGATAAGCTGGTGATAGATAACGAAATAATCGGCATGGTGATGCGGGCGGTGGAGGGAATCACCGTCAATGAGGAAACCCTGGCCTTTGAGGTGTTCAAAAAAGTCGGGCCGGGGGGACATTTTGTTTCCAACCGCCACACGCGTAAATTTATGCGCAGCGAACACTACCAGCCTCAACTCAGCGATCGAAACAATCGGGAAACCTGGGAGGAAGAAGGGGCGAAAAATCTTCAAGTTCGAGCGACGGAGAAAGCCAGGGAAATTCTGGCACGGCCTGAAGAGTCGGTGCTTACAGCTGAAACACGCGAGCTGATCCGCAAAGAAATTCCCGGTCTCCAGACCGATATAATGTAA